A genomic stretch from Mycobacterium cookii includes:
- a CDS encoding HAD family hydrolase: protein MRAKGKTRPGRTFWWDREPATNAGALRAVIFDADSALVDDGRDIARAGLVDSVMSLFCSGIWVCVVSTRHRGPVETMVRHVVGDGLVETIVTVDDLVDIPTGHARDAELYRLALWELGITPHDALAVTGSRRGMRAAMAAELPVLQVRTGYGDPNPLLASGFRRAHRRWRLDRLAA from the coding sequence GTGCGAGCCAAGGGGAAGACTCGTCCGGGCCGGACGTTCTGGTGGGACCGCGAACCCGCGACGAACGCTGGTGCCCTGCGTGCGGTCATCTTCGACGCCGATTCCGCGCTGGTCGACGACGGGCGGGACATCGCCAGGGCCGGCCTGGTCGATTCGGTGATGAGCTTGTTCTGCTCGGGAATCTGGGTGTGCGTGGTGAGCACGCGGCACCGCGGACCGGTCGAAACGATGGTGCGCCACGTGGTCGGCGACGGGCTGGTCGAGACGATCGTGACGGTGGACGACCTCGTCGACATCCCGACAGGGCACGCCCGGGATGCCGAACTCTATCGGTTGGCCTTGTGGGAGTTGGGAATTACGCCACACGATGCGTTGGCCGTCACCGGCTCGCGACGTGGAATGCGGGCTGCGATGGCCGCCGAACTACCTGTCTTGCAGGTCCGGACCGGCTACGGCGATCCCAACCCGTTGCTGGCTTCCGGTTTCCGGCGCGCGCACCGCCGCTGGCGGCTTGACCGGCTAGCCGCGTAG
- a CDS encoding response regulator, which produces MAAPVRLVLVDDHEMVIEGLKAMLAAFNDRVQVVGQAVGADRAVDVVDDLQPDVVLCDVRMQGSSGLDVCKMLRERHPDRKVVMLSVYDDEQYLFQALRVGASGYLLKSINSDELVRQLELAHQGDTVIDPGMAARAADTAARMQRDEFWPGARQGLTQRESEILSCMVTGLSNRGIANKLVIGEETVKSHLRSIYRKLGVNDRTGAVATALREGIYQ; this is translated from the coding sequence ATGGCGGCGCCGGTACGACTCGTCCTCGTCGACGACCACGAAATGGTCATCGAGGGACTCAAGGCAATGCTGGCCGCGTTCAACGACCGCGTGCAGGTGGTCGGCCAGGCCGTCGGGGCTGACCGCGCGGTCGACGTCGTCGACGACCTGCAACCCGACGTCGTGCTGTGCGATGTCCGCATGCAGGGCTCCAGCGGCCTGGACGTGTGCAAAATGCTGCGCGAGCGCCACCCCGACCGCAAGGTCGTGATGCTGTCGGTCTACGACGACGAGCAGTACTTGTTCCAGGCCCTCCGGGTGGGTGCCAGCGGTTACCTGCTGAAAAGCATCAACAGCGACGAGCTGGTGCGTCAGCTCGAGCTGGCGCATCAGGGCGACACCGTGATCGACCCGGGCATGGCGGCGCGCGCGGCCGACACCGCGGCACGCATGCAGCGTGACGAATTCTGGCCCGGTGCCCGCCAGGGACTGACCCAGCGTGAGAGCGAGATCCTGTCCTGCATGGTCACCGGGTTGTCCAACCGCGGGATCGCCAACAAGTTGGTGATCGGCGAGGAGACGGTCAAGAGCCACCTGCGGTCGATCTACCGCAAGCTCGGGGTGAACGACCGCACCGGCGCGGTCGCCACCGCCCTGCGTGAAGGCATCTATCAATGA
- a CDS encoding CoA-acylating methylmalonate-semialdehyde dehydrogenase, with amino-acid sequence MTTQIPHFIDGRRSNLSSTRTADVFNPSTGEVQAQVLLASAADVDTAVSSAKKAQKEWAAFNPQRRARVMMKFIELVNANVDELAELLSLEHGKTVPDSKGDIQRGIEVIEFAIGIPHLLKGEFTEGAGSGIDVYSIRQPLGVVAGITPFNFPAMIPLWKAGPALACGNAFILKPSERDPSVPLRLAELFLEAGLPPGVFQVVQGDKEAVDAILTHPDVQAVGFVGSSDIAHYIYSTAAAHGKRSQCFGGAKNHMIVMPDADLDQAVDALIGAGYGSAGERCMAISVAVPVGEETANRLRNRLVERVNQLRVGHSLDPKADYGPLVTEAALKRVRDYIGQGVEAGAELVVDGRERTTDELTFDDASLEKGFFIGPTLFDHVTTDMSIYTDEIFGPVLCIVRAHDYEEALRLPTEHEYGNGVAIFTRDGDAARDFVSRVQVGMVGVNVPIPVPVAYHTFGGWKRSGFGDLNQHGPASIQFYTKVKTVTERWPSGIKDGAEFVIPTMN; translated from the coding sequence ATGACCACACAGATTCCGCATTTCATCGACGGACGCCGCAGCAACCTCTCCTCGACCCGGACTGCTGACGTGTTCAACCCCAGCACCGGCGAGGTGCAGGCGCAGGTGCTGCTGGCGTCGGCCGCCGACGTCGACACCGCGGTCAGCTCTGCCAAGAAGGCGCAGAAGGAGTGGGCCGCGTTCAACCCGCAGCGCCGGGCCCGGGTGATGATGAAGTTCATCGAGCTCGTCAATGCCAACGTCGACGAGCTCGCCGAGCTGCTCAGCCTGGAGCACGGAAAGACCGTCCCCGACTCCAAGGGCGACATCCAGCGCGGCATCGAGGTCATCGAGTTCGCGATCGGCATCCCGCATCTGCTCAAAGGCGAGTTCACCGAGGGCGCCGGCTCGGGCATCGACGTCTACTCCATCCGCCAGCCGCTCGGCGTGGTCGCCGGCATCACCCCGTTCAACTTCCCGGCGATGATCCCGCTGTGGAAGGCCGGCCCGGCGCTGGCATGCGGAAACGCGTTCATTCTCAAGCCTTCTGAGCGGGATCCTTCGGTGCCGCTGCGGCTGGCCGAGCTCTTCCTCGAGGCGGGTCTGCCGCCGGGCGTCTTCCAGGTGGTCCAGGGCGACAAGGAGGCCGTCGACGCGATCCTGACCCACCCCGACGTCCAAGCCGTCGGGTTCGTCGGCAGCTCCGACATCGCGCACTACATCTACTCGACCGCCGCTGCGCACGGCAAGCGGTCGCAGTGCTTCGGCGGTGCCAAGAACCACATGATCGTGATGCCAGATGCCGACCTGGACCAGGCGGTCGACGCGCTGATCGGCGCCGGCTACGGCAGCGCCGGCGAGCGGTGCATGGCGATCAGCGTCGCAGTGCCGGTCGGCGAAGAGACGGCAAACCGGTTGCGCAACAGGCTCGTTGAGCGGGTCAATCAGCTCCGTGTCGGCCACAGCCTGGACCCGAAAGCCGACTACGGCCCGCTGGTCACCGAGGCCGCGCTCAAGCGGGTCCGTGACTACATCGGCCAGGGTGTCGAGGCGGGCGCCGAACTGGTGGTCGACGGCCGCGAGCGCACCACCGACGAGTTGACCTTTGACGACGCCAGCCTGGAGAAGGGCTTCTTCATCGGCCCCACGCTGTTCGACCACGTCACCACCGACATGTCGATCTACACCGACGAGATCTTCGGACCGGTGCTCTGCATCGTGCGCGCGCACGACTACGAAGAGGCACTGCGATTGCCCACCGAGCACGAATACGGCAACGGGGTGGCGATTTTCACCCGCGACGGTGACGCCGCCCGCGACTTCGTATCCCGCGTGCAGGTGGGCATGGTCGGCGTCAACGTGCCGATCCCGGTGCCGGTGGCCTACCACACGTTCGGCGGCTGGAAGCGGTCCGGCTTCGGCGATCTCAACCAGCACGGCCCCGCGTCGATCCAGTTCTACACCAAAGTCAAGACCGTCACCGAGCGCTGGCCGTCGGGAATCAAAGACGGAGCCGAATTCGTCATCCCGACAATGAATTAG
- a CDS encoding DUF5994 family protein: MQNDLCVGQLEVDPTGTRVRVTPNRLASEHIDGAWWPRSTLMSVELPALLSSLSARLGQIVGVGYRQDGWTDTPAQIDIAGHPVQLMGFTSDEPASVIVIGHDGHHLTLRVIAPETDDQAARDALAALPGRADDSATDRKATAAARSVADVADRLARREGRNDDQRTAEIVRWCEEVAEQFESAPVQSFVPILVEHIVRNRMHQSATRPSSD; encoded by the coding sequence ATGCAGAACGACCTGTGCGTAGGCCAGCTCGAAGTCGACCCAACCGGCACCCGCGTGCGGGTCACGCCCAATCGACTCGCATCCGAGCACATTGACGGAGCCTGGTGGCCGCGCTCGACGCTGATGTCCGTCGAGCTGCCCGCCCTCTTGTCGTCGCTGTCGGCGCGGCTCGGGCAGATCGTCGGCGTGGGCTACCGCCAAGACGGCTGGACCGATACACCGGCACAGATCGACATCGCAGGCCACCCCGTCCAGTTGATGGGGTTCACCAGCGATGAGCCGGCCAGCGTCATCGTGATTGGCCACGACGGCCACCACCTCACGCTGCGCGTCATCGCGCCCGAGACCGATGACCAGGCTGCCCGAGACGCGCTGGCAGCGTTACCGGGACGCGCCGACGACAGTGCCACGGACCGCAAGGCGACCGCCGCCGCGCGATCCGTCGCCGACGTCGCGGACAGGCTGGCCCGTCGCGAGGGGCGCAATGACGACCAGCGCACCGCCGAGATCGTGCGCTGGTGCGAAGAGGTCGCAGAACAGTTCGAATCGGCCCCGGTCCAAAGCTTCGTCCCGATCCTCGTCGAACACATCGTCCGCAACCGGATGCACCAAAGCGCAACCAGGCCGTCGTCAGACTAA
- a CDS encoding acyl-CoA dehydrogenase family protein, protein MPFFGLDDDERVITETAAAFAAKKLAPYTLEWDAAHHFPVDELREAAGLGMAAIYCRDDVGGSALRRLDGVRIFEQLATACPTISAFLSIHNMCAWMIDAFGTDEQRKGWVPRLASMELIASYCLTEPGAGSDAGALSTRAVKQNGDYVLDGVKQFISGAGTSDVYVVMARTGSSGPRGISAFIVEKDTPGLSFGTLEEKMGWHAQPTAQVILDGVRVPADAMLGGAEGEGGGFGIAMNGLNGGRINIAACSLGGAQAAYDKAATYVSQREAFGAPLLDEPTIRFTLADMATALETSRLMLWRAADALDRGADDKVELCAMAKRYVTDACYDVADKALQLHGGYGYLREYGLEKIVRDLRVHRILEGTNEIMRVVVGRAEAARVRAGA, encoded by the coding sequence ATGCCATTCTTTGGTCTGGACGACGACGAGCGGGTGATCACCGAGACGGCGGCCGCGTTCGCCGCCAAGAAGCTTGCTCCCTACACGCTGGAGTGGGATGCCGCACACCACTTTCCGGTCGACGAGCTGCGGGAGGCCGCCGGTCTGGGAATGGCGGCGATTTACTGCCGCGACGACGTGGGCGGTAGCGCGCTGCGACGCCTTGATGGTGTGCGGATCTTTGAGCAGCTCGCGACGGCCTGCCCCACGATCTCCGCGTTTCTGTCGATCCACAACATGTGCGCCTGGATGATAGATGCGTTCGGCACCGACGAACAGCGCAAGGGCTGGGTACCTCGACTGGCATCGATGGAGCTGATCGCCAGCTACTGCCTGACCGAGCCGGGTGCGGGCTCGGATGCCGGTGCGTTGAGCACCCGGGCCGTCAAGCAGAACGGCGACTACGTGCTGGACGGTGTCAAGCAGTTCATCTCCGGCGCGGGCACCTCGGATGTATATGTCGTGATGGCCAGAACGGGATCGAGCGGACCTCGCGGAATCTCGGCGTTCATCGTCGAAAAAGACACGCCGGGGCTGAGTTTCGGCACCCTCGAGGAGAAGATGGGCTGGCACGCCCAGCCGACGGCCCAGGTGATTCTCGACGGGGTGCGGGTGCCGGCCGATGCCATGCTCGGCGGCGCCGAGGGCGAGGGCGGCGGCTTCGGTATCGCGATGAACGGCCTCAACGGCGGCCGGATCAACATCGCGGCCTGCTCACTGGGTGGCGCACAGGCCGCGTACGACAAAGCGGCGACCTACGTCTCGCAGCGCGAGGCATTCGGTGCTCCGCTGCTCGACGAGCCGACCATCCGGTTCACCCTGGCCGACATGGCCACCGCGCTGGAGACGTCGCGGCTGATGTTGTGGCGCGCTGCGGATGCGCTGGACCGCGGCGCCGACGACAAGGTCGAACTGTGTGCGATGGCCAAACGTTACGTCACCGACGCGTGTTACGACGTCGCGGACAAAGCTCTGCAACTGCACGGCGGCTACGGCTATCTACGCGAGTACGGTCTGGAGAAGATCGTGCGCGATCTGCGGGTGCACCGCATCCTCGAGGGAACGAACGAAATCATGCGGGTGGTCGTCGGCCGGGCCGAGGCCGCCCGCGTCCGCGCCGGCGCGTAG
- a CDS encoding PPE family protein: MVFDFAAQPPEVISAKLYSGPGTGSLQSAASAWDGLASELQSTAANYQSIISGLVAGDWTGPSSEAAAAAAAPYVSWLSTTAAQAEQTASQARAAASAYETALASAVSPAEIAANRTQLLSLLQTNILGQNNASIAALEAEYVQFWAQDVAAITGYSGSSQAATTGLGSFSEAPQTTNDNGQATQAAAAASTGAQSAATAATTPFESILEQIETDASNFLTQVSAVNADYTKFFTNFLGQIPGGSTLATTWTNMYSFISGAGSQATWTNVVNSTTGMGISQWKNFFIYQPWSHGIGLGSLNGGLSSPGHALGLGARAASAAVGSAHTIGKLSVPPSWAGATPAIRLAATALPDGTFAATAAPATDIPLNLLNQSTLGSLAGGALGSPASRVVASTGVRAKVVPAGERSKGPVKLDQVIAKLQQAPDEVQHWSVDEAGLDELVARLSTKPGIHAVHLTDDKAAAAAGKLATETG, encoded by the coding sequence ATGGTTTTCGATTTCGCAGCCCAGCCGCCGGAAGTGATCTCCGCCAAGCTCTATTCCGGCCCGGGCACGGGTTCTCTGCAGTCCGCCGCATCAGCCTGGGACGGGCTCGCCAGTGAGTTGCAGTCCACCGCCGCCAACTACCAGTCGATCATCTCGGGACTGGTCGCCGGTGACTGGACAGGTCCGTCGTCGGAAGCCGCCGCTGCGGCCGCGGCACCGTACGTTTCGTGGCTGTCGACCACGGCGGCGCAGGCCGAGCAGACCGCCAGCCAGGCCCGCGCCGCGGCCAGCGCCTATGAGACCGCGTTGGCGTCTGCGGTGTCGCCGGCCGAGATCGCCGCGAACCGGACGCAACTGCTTTCGCTCCTGCAGACCAACATCTTGGGGCAGAACAATGCGTCGATCGCGGCGCTGGAGGCCGAGTACGTCCAGTTCTGGGCGCAGGATGTCGCGGCGATCACCGGTTACTCCGGGTCATCGCAAGCGGCGACGACGGGCCTGGGCTCATTCAGCGAGGCGCCGCAGACCACCAACGACAACGGCCAGGCGACGCAAGCAGCCGCGGCAGCGAGCACGGGCGCACAATCGGCGGCCACGGCCGCGACCACTCCCTTCGAATCGATTCTCGAGCAGATCGAGACCGACGCCAGTAACTTCCTCACCCAGGTCAGTGCGGTCAACGCCGACTACACCAAGTTCTTCACCAACTTCCTCGGCCAGATCCCCGGTGGTTCCACGCTCGCCACCACCTGGACGAACATGTACTCGTTCATCTCGGGCGCCGGTAGCCAGGCCACCTGGACCAACGTGGTCAACAGCACGACCGGCATGGGCATCTCGCAGTGGAAGAACTTCTTCATCTATCAGCCGTGGAGCCACGGGATCGGGCTGGGATCGCTCAACGGCGGACTCTCGTCGCCGGGGCATGCGCTGGGCTTGGGGGCACGGGCGGCGAGTGCGGCTGTCGGCAGCGCACACACCATCGGCAAGTTGTCCGTGCCGCCCAGCTGGGCCGGTGCCACACCCGCGATCAGGCTTGCCGCGACGGCCTTACCCGACGGCACCTTCGCTGCGACGGCGGCTCCGGCCACCGATATCCCACTGAATCTGCTCAACCAGAGCACGCTGGGCAGCCTCGCCGGCGGCGCACTGGGCAGTCCCGCCTCCAGAGTCGTCGCCTCGACGGGCGTCCGGGCGAAGGTGGTTCCCGCAGGCGAGAGAAGCAAGGGACCGGTCAAGCTCGACCAGGTCATAGCGAAACTGCAGCAGGCACCCGACGAGGTTCAGCACTGGTCGGTCGACGAGGCCGGCCTCGACGAGCTCGTCGCCCGGCTGTCCACCAAGCCGGGCATTCACGCGGTGCACCTGACCGACGACAAGGCAGCGGCTGCAGCCGGCAAGCTCGCGACCGAAACCGGTTAG
- a CDS encoding GAF domain-containing sensor histidine kinase → MTTPQPSNAVRDLVDTDKELALLRELIQAASSGPGVEPLAAAAARMITAATGTDVCFVHVLDDSDRSLTLAGATPPFDASVGQIRLPLGSGISGWVARHREPVVITDDKEADPRYLPFESLRGRDFTSMVSVPMETAPGGLVGVLNVHTVARREFTDGDVELLRVIGRLIAGAMHQARLHRQLVARERAHELFVEQVIEAQEIERRRVAGDIHDGISQRLITLSYRLDAAARAVGGDPAEASRQLGEARELVGLTLGEARAAISGLRPPVLDDLGLAGGLASLARSIPQLDTELELEDVRLPEHIEIALYRIAQEGLQNIVKHANASVARLRFALDDDIARLEILDNGIGFDTFENPLGSDEMGGYGVLSMAERAELVGGRLNIRSRPGSGTAVTATIPVPSVID, encoded by the coding sequence ATGACCACGCCGCAACCTTCCAACGCGGTCCGCGACCTCGTCGACACTGACAAGGAGCTGGCGCTGCTGCGCGAACTCATCCAGGCCGCGTCCAGTGGGCCCGGGGTGGAACCGCTCGCCGCGGCTGCGGCGCGAATGATCACGGCGGCCACCGGAACCGACGTGTGCTTCGTGCACGTGCTCGACGACAGCGACCGCTCGCTGACCCTTGCCGGTGCGACGCCGCCGTTCGACGCCTCGGTGGGACAGATCCGACTTCCGTTGGGATCGGGCATCTCTGGCTGGGTGGCCCGGCATCGCGAGCCGGTCGTCATCACCGACGACAAGGAGGCCGACCCGCGGTATCTGCCGTTCGAGTCGCTGCGCGGACGTGATTTCACCTCGATGGTCTCGGTGCCCATGGAAACCGCGCCCGGCGGGCTGGTCGGCGTGCTCAACGTGCACACGGTGGCGCGTCGCGAATTCACCGACGGCGACGTCGAATTGCTGCGCGTGATCGGTCGCCTGATCGCCGGGGCGATGCATCAGGCCCGACTGCACCGTCAGCTGGTAGCCAGGGAGCGGGCGCACGAACTGTTCGTCGAGCAGGTGATCGAGGCGCAGGAGATCGAACGCCGCCGGGTCGCCGGCGACATCCACGACGGCATCTCGCAGCGGCTGATCACCTTGTCGTATCGGCTCGACGCCGCAGCGCGGGCCGTCGGCGGCGATCCCGCCGAAGCGTCCCGCCAACTCGGCGAGGCCCGTGAGCTGGTCGGCCTGACTCTGGGCGAAGCCCGCGCTGCGATCAGCGGGCTGCGGCCACCGGTCCTCGACGACTTGGGCCTGGCCGGCGGTCTGGCCAGCCTCGCCCGGTCGATTCCGCAGCTGGACACCGAACTCGAGCTGGAAGACGTCCGGCTGCCCGAGCACATCGAGATCGCGCTGTACCGGATCGCGCAGGAAGGGCTGCAGAACATCGTCAAGCATGCCAACGCCTCGGTGGCGCGGCTGCGGTTCGCCCTCGACGACGACATCGCCCGGCTCGAAATCCTGGACAACGGAATCGGTTTCGATACTTTCGAGAATCCGCTGGGCAGCGACGAGATGGGCGGCTACGGCGTGTTGTCGATGGCCGAGCGTGCTGAGCTGGTCGGCGGCAGGCTGAACATCCGATCGCGACCGGGCTCGGGAACGGCGGTCACCGCGACGATTCCGGTGCCGTCGGTCATCGACTAG
- a CDS encoding MarR family transcriptional regulator yields MAASERDKRDPIAIARANWERAGWGDVAEGMVAVTSVMRAHQILLARVENALRPYDLSFSRFELLRLLAFSRSGALPITKASDRLQVHVTSVTHAIRRLEANGLVQRVPHPTDGRTTLVQITDLGRSTVEDATVTLNEQVFADIGLSQRESQALASSIETLRRGAGDF; encoded by the coding sequence GTGGCTGCATCCGAACGTGACAAGCGCGACCCGATCGCGATCGCGCGTGCCAACTGGGAGCGCGCCGGCTGGGGTGACGTGGCCGAGGGAATGGTCGCGGTGACATCGGTGATGCGTGCCCACCAGATTCTGCTTGCCCGCGTCGAAAATGCCTTGCGGCCTTACGATCTGAGCTTCTCTCGGTTCGAGCTGCTGCGACTGCTGGCGTTCAGCCGCAGCGGAGCGTTGCCCATCACCAAGGCCTCCGACCGGCTGCAGGTGCACGTCACCAGCGTCACCCATGCCATTCGCCGACTGGAGGCCAACGGTTTGGTGCAGCGGGTGCCTCATCCGACCGACGGCCGAACCACGCTGGTGCAGATCACCGACCTGGGCCGCTCGACCGTCGAGGACGCCACCGTCACGCTCAACGAGCAGGTGTTCGCCGACATCGGGTTGTCGCAGCGCGAGTCGCAGGCGTTGGCGTCGTCGATCGAGACGTTGCGGCGGGGCGCCGGCGACTTCTAG
- the mmsB gene encoding 3-hydroxyisobutyrate dehydrogenase, with protein sequence MTTVAFLGLGHMGGPMSANLVAAGHTVHGFDPVPAAVEAAVGNGVAVFDSGPEAVAGAEVVITMLPHGDAVKRCYAELLPVVGDGTLFIDSSTISVDDAREVNAAAAKHGVAQLDAPVSGGVKGAAAGTLAFMVGGESDAVRRAEPILEPMAGKIIHCGAAGAGQAAKVCNNMVLAVQQIAIGEAFVLAEKLGLSAQSLFDVITGATGNCWAVHTNCPVPGPVPTSPANNDFKPGFATALMNKDLGLAMDAVNSTGATAPLGSHAADIYAKFATTNGDKDFSAIIETLR encoded by the coding sequence ATGACTACCGTGGCGTTTTTGGGGCTGGGTCACATGGGCGGCCCGATGTCGGCGAATCTGGTCGCCGCCGGTCACACCGTGCACGGCTTCGATCCGGTACCCGCGGCCGTCGAGGCGGCCGTCGGCAACGGTGTCGCGGTGTTCGACAGCGGTCCCGAGGCGGTGGCCGGGGCGGAGGTCGTCATCACGATGCTGCCGCACGGCGATGCGGTCAAGCGTTGCTACGCCGAGCTGTTGCCCGTCGTCGGCGACGGCACGTTATTCATCGACAGCTCAACCATTTCCGTCGACGACGCCCGCGAGGTAAACGCGGCGGCGGCTAAGCACGGTGTGGCTCAGCTCGATGCACCGGTGTCCGGCGGGGTCAAGGGAGCGGCGGCCGGCACCCTGGCTTTCATGGTCGGCGGCGAATCAGACGCGGTGCGTCGCGCGGAACCGATCTTGGAGCCCATGGCGGGCAAGATCATTCACTGCGGCGCGGCCGGCGCGGGCCAGGCCGCCAAAGTCTGCAACAACATGGTGCTGGCTGTCCAGCAGATCGCCATCGGCGAGGCGTTCGTGCTCGCCGAAAAGCTCGGCCTGTCAGCGCAGTCCCTGTTCGACGTCATCACCGGCGCGACCGGGAACTGCTGGGCGGTGCACACCAACTGCCCGGTGCCCGGTCCGGTGCCGACGTCGCCGGCGAACAACGACTTCAAACCGGGCTTCGCCACCGCGCTGATGAACAAGGATCTCGGTCTGGCGATGGACGCGGTCAACTCGACCGGTGCGACCGCACCGCTGGGCAGCCACGCCGCCGACATCTACGCGAAGTTCGCAACGACCAACGGTGACAAGGATTTCAGCGCGATCATCGAAACGCTCCGCTAA
- a CDS encoding aminotransferase class I/II-fold pyridoxal phosphate-dependent enzyme, protein MAEPAHGTPVTTEILATLPLGVDPLALSLNESPFPPLPAVRSALIHCLDAANRYPEFLPEQLRRLVADRVGVSEEQVILGTGASGVVMQILHAVTRPGHRIVMITPTFDGYPIFARMAKLAPITVPLNSYGHHDLAAMAEAAANASVVVLCRPHNPTGTLESRAAVEAFLNQIPRDTIVLLDEAYIEFVAPRYRIDGPDLIRRFPNVVVLRTFSKAYGLAGLRIGYGFAAPELAERLWTMQLPYGMSNVCATAVAASYDAEVQLAHRIRRITAERNHLRLRLMGMGVYSTDSHANFVYLPAARRPWSEVFADGGPRVRCYPDGGARITVGDLSSTLAVLSAVDKSLR, encoded by the coding sequence ATGGCCGAGCCGGCGCACGGAACCCCGGTCACCACCGAGATCCTCGCCACGCTGCCGCTTGGCGTGGACCCACTGGCGTTGTCGCTCAACGAAAGTCCGTTCCCACCGCTGCCGGCGGTCCGCTCGGCGCTGATCCACTGCCTCGACGCGGCCAACCGCTATCCGGAGTTCCTCCCTGAACAGCTGCGACGGTTGGTCGCCGACCGGGTCGGGGTCAGCGAAGAGCAAGTCATCCTTGGGACCGGCGCGTCGGGCGTGGTGATGCAGATACTCCATGCGGTGACCAGGCCGGGTCACCGGATAGTGATGATCACACCGACTTTCGACGGCTATCCGATCTTCGCGCGGATGGCGAAGCTGGCGCCGATCACGGTTCCGCTCAACTCCTACGGCCATCACGACCTGGCGGCGATGGCCGAAGCAGCCGCGAACGCGAGCGTGGTGGTGCTGTGCCGGCCGCACAATCCGACCGGGACGCTGGAGTCGCGCGCCGCGGTGGAGGCGTTCCTCAACCAGATCCCCCGCGACACGATCGTGCTGCTTGACGAGGCATACATCGAGTTCGTCGCGCCGCGATATCGGATCGACGGGCCGGACCTGATCCGGCGCTTCCCGAATGTCGTTGTGCTGCGGACGTTCTCGAAAGCTTATGGATTGGCAGGGCTGCGGATCGGCTACGGCTTCGCCGCACCCGAATTGGCGGAGCGGCTGTGGACCATGCAGTTGCCGTACGGCATGAGTAACGTTTGTGCCACAGCAGTGGCCGCGTCCTACGACGCCGAAGTCCAACTGGCGCATCGCATTCGTCGCATCACCGCCGAGCGCAACCACCTGCGGCTGCGCCTGATGGGGATGGGTGTGTACAGCACGGACTCGCACGCCAACTTCGTCTACCTTCCGGCCGCGCGCCGGCCGTGGAGCGAGGTGTTCGCCGACGGCGGGCCGCGGGTGCGCTGCTATCCCGATGGCGGCGCGAGGATCACCGTCGGCGACCTGTCGTCGACGCTCGCGGTGCTGTCCGCTGTGGACAAGTCACTCCGCTAG